The proteins below come from a single Tenuifilum thalassicum genomic window:
- a CDS encoding acyl carrier protein has protein sequence MSDIATRVKSIIVDKLGVDENEVTPEASFTNDLGADSLDTVELIMEFEKEFNLSIPDEDAEKIGTVGDAIKYIEEHSK, from the coding sequence ATGTCAGACATTGCAACTAGAGTTAAGTCAATCATCGTTGACAAATTAGGAGTAGATGAGAACGAGGTAACTCCTGAAGCAAGTTTCACCAACGATCTTGGTGCTGATTCATTGGACACTGTAGAATTAATCATGGAATTTGAAAAGGAATTCAACCTATCTATTCCTGATGAAGATGCTGAAAAGATTGGCACCGTTGGCGATGCAATCAAGTACATTGAAGAGCACAGCAAGTAA